In one window of Desulfonatronum thioautotrophicum DNA:
- the rseP gene encoding RIP metalloprotease RseP, producing the protein MQSVFAIILVLGVLIFFHELGHFLVARLFRIGVPVFALGFGPKIFGFKYGATEYQLRAVPLGGFVKLAGESPEEELAEGIGRESSFSLRPPWQRILVVAAGPVFNFVLAVFIYWGLFWTHGQQELLPVVGQVLEDSPAQVADLRDGDRILSVNGRDILFWSELAESIQQSEGQTMQLAVERDNQIVSIAAQPRVEVRQNLFGEDIKLAMLGITASGETQSIALGPGTALVAGAEQTWTIITLTVQGIIKLIERIIPADNIGGPILIAQLVSEQASEGLTNLLALTALISINLGLLNLLPVPVLDGGHILFYTIEAITGKPLNPRMQEIAYKIGIAFLIALMTFAVFNDIHRFFK; encoded by the coding sequence ATGCAAAGTGTTTTCGCCATCATACTCGTCCTGGGCGTTCTGATTTTTTTTCATGAACTCGGCCATTTCCTTGTTGCCCGCCTGTTTCGAATCGGTGTGCCGGTTTTTGCGCTTGGATTCGGACCGAAGATCTTCGGTTTCAAATATGGCGCGACGGAGTATCAGCTTCGTGCCGTGCCCCTCGGAGGATTCGTCAAACTGGCTGGGGAAAGCCCCGAAGAGGAACTGGCAGAAGGGATCGGGAGAGAGTCCAGTTTCAGCCTCCGCCCTCCATGGCAGCGCATTCTGGTGGTGGCTGCCGGGCCAGTGTTCAATTTTGTGCTGGCTGTCTTCATCTATTGGGGGCTGTTCTGGACGCATGGCCAGCAGGAACTGCTGCCAGTGGTCGGACAGGTCTTGGAGGACAGCCCGGCCCAGGTGGCTGATCTGCGTGATGGAGATCGGATCCTCTCCGTGAATGGCCGGGATATCCTGTTCTGGAGCGAGTTGGCCGAGAGCATCCAGCAGTCCGAAGGCCAGACCATGCAACTGGCGGTAGAGCGCGACAACCAGATTGTTTCCATCGCGGCGCAGCCCCGGGTGGAAGTCCGACAGAACCTCTTCGGCGAGGACATCAAATTGGCCATGTTGGGCATTACCGCATCCGGAGAGACCCAGTCCATCGCCCTTGGCCCGGGCACGGCCCTGGTGGCCGGCGCGGAGCAGACCTGGACCATCATTACCCTTACTGTCCAGGGAATCATCAAGCTGATTGAGCGGATCATCCCGGCGGACAACATTGGCGGCCCGATTCTCATCGCGCAACTGGTCAGTGAGCAGGCCTCCGAAGGGTTGACCAACCTTTTGGCTCTGACCGCGTTGATCAGCATCAATCTCGGTTTGTTGAATCTGCTCCCAGTGCCGGTTCTGGATGGAGGACACATTCTTTTTTACACCATCGAAGCAATTACCGGAAAGCCGCTCAATCCCCGCATGCAGGAAATCGCCTATAAGATCGGGATCGCCTTTCTGATCGCATTGATGACCTTTGCGGTGTTCAATGACATCCACCGTTTCTTCAAGTGA
- a CDS encoding iron-containing alcohol dehydrogenase, translating into MAVREQVNGFFIPSVTLIGIGAHKEIPAKIQALGGSKPLLVTDKGITGIGMTDQIVKLLKDAKMDCVVYDETIPNPTDANVHAGVDVYQKNKCDSLITLGGGSSHDCGKGIGLVIANGGKIHDFEGVDKSTKPMPPYVAVNTTAGTASEMTRFCIITDLSRKVKMAIVDWRVTPGVAIDDPLLMMGMPPALTAATGMDALTHAVEAYVSTIANPMTDACAEKAIELIFEHLRPAVANGQDINAREGMCFAQYLAGMAFNNASLGHVHAMAHQLGGFYDLPHGECNAILLPHVEKFNLIAKVDRFVKMAKLMGENVDGLSPRAAAEKALDAIKQLSADVGIPSGLVELGKRYGKDVKKEDIATMTGNAQKDACGFTNPRCPKDADVQAIYEAAL; encoded by the coding sequence ATGGCCGTACGTGAACAAGTCAATGGTTTTTTTATCCCCAGCGTTACCCTGATCGGTATCGGCGCCCACAAGGAGATTCCTGCCAAGATTCAGGCTCTGGGCGGCTCCAAGCCGTTGCTGGTCACCGACAAGGGCATCACCGGCATCGGGATGACCGACCAGATCGTGAAGCTGCTCAAGGATGCCAAGATGGATTGCGTGGTCTACGACGAGACCATCCCTAACCCCACTGATGCCAACGTGCATGCTGGTGTCGATGTATACCAGAAGAACAAGTGCGACAGCCTGATCACCCTGGGCGGCGGAAGCTCCCATGACTGCGGTAAGGGTATCGGTCTGGTCATTGCCAATGGTGGGAAGATTCACGACTTCGAAGGTGTGGACAAGTCCACCAAGCCCATGCCTCCGTACGTTGCCGTGAACACCACCGCCGGTACGGCCTCCGAGATGACCCGTTTTTGCATCATCACCGACCTGTCCCGGAAAGTGAAGATGGCCATTGTTGACTGGCGCGTTACCCCCGGTGTGGCCATTGACGATCCGTTGCTGATGATGGGCATGCCTCCGGCGCTGACTGCCGCCACCGGAATGGACGCCCTGACACATGCCGTGGAAGCCTATGTTTCCACCATTGCCAACCCGATGACCGATGCCTGCGCCGAGAAGGCCATTGAGCTGATCTTCGAGCACCTGCGTCCCGCCGTGGCCAATGGCCAGGACATCAACGCCCGTGAAGGCATGTGCTTCGCTCAGTATCTCGCGGGTATGGCCTTCAACAACGCCAGCCTGGGCCACGTGCATGCCATGGCTCACCAGCTGGGCGGCTTCTACGATCTGCCCCACGGCGAGTGCAACGCCATCCTGTTGCCCCACGTGGAGAAGTTCAACCTGATCGCCAAGGTTGATCGCTTTGTCAAAATGGCCAAGCTGATGGGTGAGAACGTCGACGGCCTGAGCCCGCGCGCTGCCGCTGAAAAGGCCCTGGACGCCATCAAGCAGCTCTCCGCTGATGTCGGCATCCCGTCCGGCCTGGTTGAGCTGGGCAAGCGCTATGGCAAGGACGTGAAGAAGGAAGATATTGCCACCATGACCGGCAATGCCCAGAAGGACGCTTGCGGATTCACCAACCCCCGCTGCCCCAAGGATGCCGACGTGCAGGCCAT
- a CDS encoding DUF3536 domain-containing protein: MTITRKICIHGHYYQPPRIDPWLRELLPEGSAAPGLNWNQRILEDSYAPLAWARRKDAQGRVTDLVNCYAWTSFNFGPTLLSWLERADPVCYARILDADRQSLERWGHGNALAQCYHHLIMPLASPLDKQVQLAWTIADFQVRYQRAPEGLWLSEAAVDTLTLEAVAEAGFRFVVLAPRQARAVTSLAGANPRPVDESSLDIRWPYAAVLPSGRELAVFFYHGPISQAVAFERLLADGERYFQRIEKAAGAGLLCVATDGETYGHHFSFGEMALAYVLEQIRQERDGLELTNFAAFLAANPPAQGIVLHEPSSWSCVHGVERWRSDCGCTDGGHPGWNQRWRGPLRQALALNKQYVDEHFFGVGQRFFNDSRNALLDYGRLPANAITPEAFLSRHALAELSRKEREHALNLLAMQEWAMCSLASCAWFFDEISRVEPLNAMAYALRSMELARYTGARDWSPDVVEILASAESNIPGKGTGAELWRSHVLPRSMSLASWTLLGLLMGGETETALPGGRDGHRRVQRSWAGAELILESEAALRPSKGETARGRGRLTWPFTGAEESFSWRWEAGGREHSFGVVTVDTPEKGVSSCAFEDLAWNRREVVSLAWLRRRTQTWWDGQLRFAESALDQFQDWQEDQHRPVQESSWLLFLPGLFWADVVLGLVADNQEQFHAFLRANWQPSQELDIRLVARILDSLAPDQPDWGVVGPILDRIATLGKPLNLWAVENRLWELSRKYPEARELAGKLNIHCQQDVSNVSSEANKASRRR; encoded by the coding sequence ATGACGATCACCCGAAAAATCTGCATCCATGGCCATTACTATCAGCCACCGAGGATTGATCCCTGGCTTCGGGAACTGCTTCCTGAAGGCAGTGCCGCACCGGGGCTGAACTGGAACCAGCGGATTTTGGAGGATTCCTATGCGCCGCTGGCCTGGGCCCGGCGTAAGGACGCCCAGGGACGGGTCACGGATCTGGTCAACTGCTATGCCTGGACCAGCTTCAACTTTGGTCCGACCCTGCTCTCCTGGCTGGAGCGGGCTGACCCTGTCTGCTATGCCCGAATCCTGGACGCGGATCGCCAGAGCCTGGAGCGCTGGGGTCACGGCAACGCCCTGGCGCAGTGCTACCATCATCTGATCATGCCCCTCGCGTCACCTCTGGACAAGCAGGTGCAGCTGGCCTGGACCATCGCTGATTTTCAGGTTCGTTACCAGCGTGCGCCTGAAGGGCTCTGGCTTTCCGAGGCTGCCGTGGACACGTTGACCCTGGAGGCTGTGGCCGAGGCCGGGTTTCGCTTTGTGGTCCTGGCTCCCCGTCAAGCTCGGGCCGTGACAAGCCTGGCTGGAGCGAACCCGCGGCCCGTGGATGAATCCAGCCTGGACATCCGCTGGCCGTATGCCGCCGTGTTGCCGTCCGGCCGGGAACTGGCCGTATTCTTTTATCATGGACCGATTTCCCAGGCCGTGGCCTTTGAACGGCTTCTGGCAGACGGCGAAAGATATTTCCAACGGATTGAAAAGGCCGCGGGCGCGGGGCTGCTCTGTGTGGCCACGGATGGCGAGACCTACGGCCACCATTTTTCCTTCGGTGAAATGGCCCTGGCCTATGTCCTGGAACAGATCCGCCAGGAGCGGGATGGGTTGGAGCTGACCAACTTCGCGGCCTTTCTGGCCGCCAATCCGCCTGCCCAGGGGATTGTGCTCCACGAGCCGTCCTCCTGGAGCTGTGTGCACGGTGTGGAACGCTGGCGTTCGGACTGCGGCTGCACTGACGGTGGACATCCGGGCTGGAACCAGCGCTGGCGCGGGCCGTTGCGCCAAGCCCTGGCCCTGAATAAGCAATACGTGGACGAGCATTTTTTTGGCGTTGGGCAACGATTTTTCAACGACTCCAGAAATGCCTTGCTGGATTATGGGCGATTGCCGGCCAACGCCATCACGCCTGAAGCGTTCCTCAGCCGGCATGCCCTTGCCGAACTTTCCCGCAAGGAGCGAGAGCATGCGCTCAACCTGCTGGCCATGCAGGAGTGGGCCATGTGCTCTCTGGCCAGCTGCGCCTGGTTTTTTGACGAGATCAGTCGGGTGGAGCCACTCAATGCCATGGCCTACGCCCTGCGTTCCATGGAGTTGGCCCGGTACACCGGAGCCAGAGACTGGTCGCCGGATGTTGTTGAAATTCTGGCCTCCGCGGAGTCGAACATACCGGGCAAGGGGACGGGAGCGGAGCTGTGGCGTTCCCATGTTCTGCCACGGAGCATGTCTTTGGCCTCATGGACACTGCTTGGACTGCTAATGGGCGGGGAAACAGAAACTGCCTTGCCCGGCGGCCGAGATGGGCACAGACGCGTGCAACGCAGCTGGGCCGGAGCTGAATTGATCCTGGAATCGGAGGCGGCACTTCGGCCATCCAAAGGCGAGACAGCCAGGGGCCGGGGGCGGCTGACGTGGCCTTTCACCGGTGCGGAGGAATCATTTTCCTGGCGTTGGGAGGCAGGGGGCCGGGAGCACAGTTTTGGCGTCGTGACCGTGGACACTCCGGAGAAGGGCGTAAGTTCCTGTGCCTTCGAAGATCTGGCCTGGAACAGGCGAGAGGTGGTCTCCTTGGCCTGGCTGCGGCGTCGGACCCAGACCTGGTGGGACGGCCAACTCCGGTTTGCAGAATCCGCACTGGACCAGTTTCAAGATTGGCAGGAAGATCAGCATCGGCCAGTCCAGGAGAGCTCTTGGCTGCTGTTTTTGCCCGGCCTGTTCTGGGCCGATGTGGTGTTGGGATTGGTCGCGGACAACCAGGAACAATTCCACGCCTTTCTGCGGGCCAATTGGCAGCCATCGCAGGAATTGGACATCCGCCTTGTTGCACGCATTCTGGATTCTCTGGCTCCCGATCAACCGGACTGGGGCGTGGTGGGCCCCATCTTGGACCGCATAGCGACTCTGGGTAAGCCGCTCAATCTTTGGGCTGTGGAAAATCGACTTTGGGAGTTGAGCCGGAAATATCCAGAGGCAAGGGAATTGGCCGGCAAGCTGAACATCCATTGCCAACAAGACGTCTCAAACGTCTCTTCAGAGGCGAACAAAGCGAGTAGACGGCGATGA
- a CDS encoding FAD:protein FMN transferase, with the protein MTIYSAPAALLPLPLSAFFLQLLLLLKIFRLPFARGHCTTLLLGMLFLASGCDRSTEHVVRGTTMGTVYTVHVPHAPARTLLGLEQAIHSRLAQVNAAMSAYSPESELSRFNALPVGVSMAVSDDFEQVMRVSWQAYTETGGAFDPTVKPLLDLWGFGPGSAPREAWHPPNEDEVNRSLAAIGMEHVDLSRPGQLGKLHPDVQLDLGAVAKGYAVDALAELLEERGVRDYLVDIGGDIRLAGRNAKGEPWRVGVNSPRRGSEWESVFLVLRPGWGAVLTSGDYRQFVEHQDQFFSHILDPRTGWSVANDVASVTVLGATAVHADALATGLMVLGVEKGLELVETLPGIEVLFLVRDVDGDFWSARSTGFDQRGGL; encoded by the coding sequence TTGACCATATATTCCGCTCCTGCGGCGTTATTGCCGTTGCCCCTTTCCGCCTTTTTTCTCCAACTGCTCCTTCTCCTGAAGATCTTTCGCCTCCCGTTTGCCCGAGGGCATTGTACGACCCTGCTGCTGGGCATGTTGTTTTTGGCCTCGGGATGCGACAGGTCCACGGAGCATGTTGTTCGCGGGACGACCATGGGAACCGTTTACACCGTGCACGTTCCCCATGCTCCAGCCAGAACACTGTTGGGGTTGGAGCAGGCAATCCATTCCCGACTGGCACAGGTGAACGCCGCCATGTCCGCCTACAGTCCGGAAAGCGAGCTGTCCCGGTTTAACGCCCTGCCTGTTGGAGTCTCCATGGCCGTGTCTGATGATTTTGAGCAGGTGATGCGGGTCTCTTGGCAGGCATACACCGAGACTGGGGGAGCATTTGATCCCACGGTCAAGCCATTGCTGGATCTCTGGGGGTTCGGGCCTGGGTCTGCACCCCGGGAAGCATGGCATCCTCCGAACGAGGACGAAGTGAATCGATCCCTGGCGGCTATTGGCATGGAACATGTTGATCTGTCGCGCCCCGGACAACTGGGCAAGCTCCATCCTGACGTGCAGTTGGACCTGGGAGCCGTGGCCAAGGGATATGCCGTGGACGCTCTGGCCGAATTGTTGGAGGAGCGGGGCGTGCGGGATTATCTGGTGGATATTGGTGGAGATATCCGGCTTGCCGGACGCAATGCGAAAGGCGAGCCGTGGCGGGTTGGAGTGAACTCCCCCAGGAGAGGCAGCGAGTGGGAGAGTGTCTTCCTGGTGCTAAGGCCTGGCTGGGGTGCCGTTCTGACCAGTGGGGATTATCGACAGTTTGTTGAACATCAAGATCAGTTTTTCAGCCATATTCTCGATCCGCGCACAGGGTGGTCCGTGGCCAACGACGTGGCCAGCGTCACCGTCCTGGGGGCGACTGCGGTTCACGCGGATGCCCTGGCCACCGGGCTGATGGTTCTCGGCGTTGAAAAGGGCCTTGAGCTCGTGGAGACTTTGCCCGGAATCGAGGTCTTGTTTCTGGTCAGAGACGTTGATGGCGACTTTTGGAGCGCCCGCAGCACTGGATTCGATCAACGCGGCGGGCTGTGA
- the tsaB gene encoding tRNA (adenosine(37)-N6)-threonylcarbamoyltransferase complex dimerization subunit type 1 TsaB: MTSTVSSSDRLFEGAGPLPGAPAERLLLTLNCVEERVQILLARESALIFHQEWAAPARVMRFLAPALNHALNILGLRMRDLSGVACVRGPGNFTGLRLCLATAYGLAVGAGLPMAGLDYLPLLANGPAALVPGRLVVLTHARRGLVHAQSFWIDNSACAQRTVLAGCGAPLATPRPRPYDEPRIVAVDDAAALQALGGNEEAPLTPLTPLTLLGSGVRRNLERITAELPQAHILDASWDHPQPDILVQAARNAVFHHAPIEPYYLRPCDAEENLEFFAAKRGFSPEAARERMQQEMTGEFVVRT, from the coding sequence ATGACATCCACCGTTTCTTCAAGTGACCGATTGTTCGAAGGGGCCGGGCCATTGCCTGGCGCGCCTGCCGAACGCCTGTTGCTGACGCTGAATTGCGTGGAAGAGCGGGTGCAGATCCTGCTTGCCCGGGAGAGCGCCCTGATTTTTCATCAGGAGTGGGCCGCTCCGGCCAGGGTGATGCGCTTTTTGGCCCCTGCCCTGAATCACGCCCTGAACATTCTCGGACTGAGAATGCGCGATCTCAGTGGTGTTGCCTGTGTTCGCGGCCCTGGCAATTTTACCGGCCTTCGCCTCTGCCTGGCCACGGCCTACGGACTGGCCGTGGGCGCAGGGTTGCCCATGGCCGGCCTGGACTATCTGCCCTTGTTGGCCAACGGCCCGGCTGCTCTCGTTCCAGGACGCCTCGTTGTGCTGACCCATGCGCGACGGGGCCTGGTCCATGCCCAATCCTTTTGGATCGACAACTCGGCTTGTGCGCAAAGAACGGTCTTGGCAGGTTGCGGTGCACCACTCGCAACACCACGCCCACGACCATATGATGAGCCTCGGATTGTGGCTGTGGACGATGCCGCCGCGCTCCAGGCCCTGGGCGGCAATGAAGAAGCGCCGCTTACGCCGCTTACGCCGCTGACGCTGTTGGGCAGCGGAGTTCGGCGCAATTTGGAAAGGATTACAGCTGAACTCCCCCAGGCGCATATTCTGGACGCCTCCTGGGACCATCCCCAGCCCGACATCCTGGTTCAGGCGGCGCGCAATGCCGTCTTTCACCACGCACCCATCGAACCATACTATCTGCGACCTTGCGATGCCGAGGAAAATCTGGAGTTTTTCGCGGCCAAGCGGGGATTCAGCCCCGAGGCTGCCCGGGAGCGGATGCAGCAGGAAATGACCGGTGAATTTGTGGTCCGGACATGA
- a CDS encoding iron-containing alcohol dehydrogenase, with product MSEPRVTKFAIPEIIFGQGSIRYLAQCSRRLGAKRALVVTDQGLIDSGWADHVMDILRDDGLDFLLFDKVNSNPRDYQVHEGADLYVREKADVIIALGGGSPMDSAKGIGTIVGNGGRIADYEGANRIMRPLPPMIFIPTNAGSGSDISQFCIITDVGRQVKMSIISRSLVPNVSIIDPDLLMTKDDQLVVSSAIDALAHAIESFVSPLASPFTENQALKAIELIAQNLQPAILNRTPQVMEQLSIASTAAGMSFSNAGLGIGHALAHSLGGIFDTLHGLVHPIVLPVVMRYNLPVCREKMCTIGRIIQGSPGGCTLDHGEEGIIRLEELFAKLEVPNRMRDIVPDSGKLEQICRMAVHDACMLTNPRKADWEDLLHICQEAW from the coding sequence ATGTCAGAGCCCCGTGTAACGAAATTCGCCATTCCGGAGATCATCTTCGGCCAGGGCAGCATCCGCTATCTGGCGCAGTGCTCCAGGCGACTGGGTGCAAAACGGGCGCTTGTGGTCACGGACCAAGGCCTGATCGATTCCGGCTGGGCCGACCATGTGATGGATATTCTGCGCGATGACGGCCTGGACTTCCTGCTCTTCGACAAGGTCAACTCCAATCCCCGGGACTACCAGGTCCATGAAGGGGCTGACCTGTATGTTCGGGAAAAGGCGGACGTAATCATCGCTCTTGGCGGCGGAAGCCCCATGGATTCCGCCAAAGGTATCGGGACCATTGTAGGCAATGGGGGCCGGATTGCCGACTATGAGGGGGCGAATCGGATCATGCGCCCCCTGCCGCCGATGATCTTCATCCCCACCAATGCCGGTAGCGGATCGGATATTTCCCAGTTCTGCATCATCACGGACGTGGGGCGGCAGGTGAAAATGTCCATCATCAGCCGCTCCCTGGTCCCCAATGTCTCGATCATCGACCCTGATTTGCTGATGACCAAAGACGATCAGCTGGTGGTTTCCTCGGCCATTGATGCGCTGGCCCACGCCATCGAATCCTTTGTCTCCCCACTGGCTTCGCCCTTCACGGAAAATCAGGCCTTGAAGGCCATTGAGCTGATCGCCCAGAATCTGCAGCCGGCCATCCTAAACCGGACGCCGCAGGTCATGGAGCAGCTGTCCATCGCCAGTACCGCGGCAGGCATGTCCTTCAGCAATGCCGGTTTGGGGATCGGGCATGCGTTGGCCCACTCCCTGGGAGGTATTTTCGACACCCTGCATGGTCTGGTTCACCCGATCGTGCTGCCCGTGGTCATGCGCTATAACTTGCCGGTCTGTCGGGAAAAGATGTGCACCATTGGCAGGATCATCCAGGGCTCCCCCGGCGGGTGTACGTTGGATCATGGTGAAGAGGGCATCATCCGGCTGGAAGAGCTCTTTGCCAAGCTCGAAGTGCCCAACAGGATGCGGGATATCGTGCCCGATAGCGGCAAGCTGGAGCAGATCTGTCGCATGGCGGTCCACGATGCCTGCATGCTGACCAATCCACGCAAGGCCGATTGGGAGGATTTGCTGCATATCTGCCAGGAGGCATGGTGA
- a CDS encoding two-component system sensor histidine kinase NtrB, which translates to MQQPTGLQDLIGIEHSKLGFFQELRQKVEELKDSNKRSEEQRREIAAILDGITDVMMVLSENLRIISVNHVFRQFFDDPHPEGKFCYELFRHQDHPCPECPAFRSLATNSVCRDTAIFKLKGRNLQFEMVASPLKNPEWPEHRVLIFKRDVTLEKEYQAKYYQVEKMATMGMLAAGVAHEVNNPMAAIHGFAEGLQRRLPRIEGTVDPELVQDFREYTDIILKECHRCQKIIQTLLTFSRPVSAPFSPLAMNQVVTDTLRLVDHHLRKRDGLKIQLHLADELPLIYGDESQLKQVILNLLVNALDALQGDGQITITTSFLEGEEVCLCIADTGCGIPPENLDKMFEPFFTTKPVGKGIGIGLASCYTIVQEHGGEISVTSEMDKGSRFTVCLPLNVEQGSRERALLSPRR; encoded by the coding sequence ATGCAACAGCCTACCGGGCTGCAGGACCTGATCGGCATTGAGCACAGCAAGCTTGGTTTTTTTCAGGAGCTGCGCCAGAAAGTCGAGGAGCTGAAGGATTCCAACAAGCGCTCTGAGGAACAACGCCGGGAGATTGCTGCCATTTTGGATGGGATCACGGATGTGATGATGGTGTTGTCCGAAAACTTGCGAATCATTTCCGTGAACCATGTTTTTCGTCAGTTTTTTGATGATCCGCATCCCGAAGGCAAGTTCTGCTACGAATTGTTCCGTCACCAGGATCATCCCTGTCCGGAATGTCCCGCCTTTCGCTCTCTGGCCACCAACTCCGTCTGCCGCGATACCGCCATATTCAAGCTTAAAGGCCGAAATCTGCAATTTGAAATGGTCGCCTCACCGCTGAAAAATCCCGAGTGGCCGGAGCATCGGGTACTGATCTTCAAGCGCGACGTGACCTTGGAGAAGGAGTACCAGGCGAAATACTACCAGGTTGAAAAAATGGCGACCATGGGCATGCTGGCCGCGGGCGTTGCCCATGAGGTGAATAATCCCATGGCGGCAATCCATGGCTTTGCAGAGGGATTGCAGCGGCGACTGCCGCGGATCGAAGGTACGGTGGATCCGGAGTTGGTCCAGGATTTTCGCGAGTACACGGACATCATTCTCAAGGAGTGTCATCGCTGCCAGAAGATCATCCAGACCCTGCTGACCTTCAGCCGGCCTGTGTCCGCGCCCTTCTCCCCCCTGGCAATGAATCAGGTCGTCACGGATACCCTTCGCCTGGTGGACCACCACCTGCGCAAGCGGGATGGCTTGAAAATCCAACTCCATCTGGCTGACGAACTGCCGTTGATCTATGGCGACGAATCCCAGCTCAAACAGGTGATCCTGAACCTGCTGGTCAACGCCCTGGATGCCCTTCAGGGGGACGGGCAGATCACGATTACGACCAGTTTTCTGGAAGGCGAGGAAGTCTGTTTGTGCATCGCGGATACCGGATGCGGCATTCCCCCGGAAAATCTGGACAAGATGTTCGAGCCGTTTTTCACCACCAAGCCGGTGGGCAAGGGGATCGGGATCGGTCTCGCTTCCTGCTACACCATTGTCCAGGAACATGGTGGCGAGATTTCCGTCACCAGCGAGATGGATAAAGGGTCGCGGTTTACTGTCTGCCTACCGCTGAATGTCGAACAAGGATCCCGTGAGCGAGCATTACTCAGTCCTCGTCGTTGA
- a CDS encoding sigma-54-dependent transcriptional regulator, with translation MSEHYSVLVVDDEDSILKLFQKEFSRPERTIHVAPTAAQARQLTRRNLYDVVILDIRLPDADGLDLFAEFKERLQDVEIILITGHGNIDSAVQAMKLGAYDYITKPFNLDKLELVIERAWQRACMQRENRGYRMSTVSQRVHRMVGNSESIKQVRYLAGRAAPTEVPVLLTGESGVGKDVAAQVIHSGSKRADKPFIIKNCAALVKELARSELFGHIKGAFTGATESREGLMAFAHKGTLFLDEIGELPIEVQASLLRVLENKTYRRVGEKEERTIDIRFIFATSRNLFTEVEEGRFQEALLHRINVFNIHTPPLRERKEDIPLLVEHFLASLSTTPTRYRITDRAMHCLLNYFWPGNVRELRNVLERSMILADEGIISDRALPRELVDQSLPTQSGGLSDDGMFSMRVMEREHIARVLNHFAGNRQQAAKAMGIGRKTLYRKMKEFELH, from the coding sequence GTGAGCGAGCATTACTCAGTCCTCGTCGTTGATGACGAGGACTCCATCCTCAAGCTGTTCCAAAAGGAATTCTCCCGACCGGAACGGACCATTCATGTCGCTCCGACTGCGGCCCAGGCGCGACAATTGACCCGCCGCAATCTCTACGATGTCGTCATTTTGGACATTCGCCTTCCGGATGCGGATGGGCTGGACCTTTTCGCGGAGTTCAAGGAACGGCTCCAGGATGTGGAGATCATCCTGATTACCGGCCACGGCAACATTGACAGCGCGGTTCAGGCCATGAAGCTTGGTGCCTACGACTACATCACCAAGCCTTTCAACCTGGACAAGCTGGAACTGGTCATCGAAAGGGCGTGGCAGCGGGCCTGCATGCAACGAGAAAACCGGGGCTACCGGATGTCCACGGTCAGTCAACGGGTGCACCGGATGGTGGGCAATTCGGAAAGTATCAAGCAGGTTCGGTATCTGGCTGGTCGCGCTGCGCCCACGGAGGTTCCGGTCCTGCTGACCGGAGAAAGCGGAGTGGGCAAGGACGTAGCGGCACAGGTGATCCACTCCGGTAGCAAACGGGCGGATAAGCCTTTCATTATCAAGAATTGCGCTGCCCTGGTCAAGGAGTTGGCGCGCAGCGAACTGTTCGGACATATCAAGGGTGCCTTTACCGGAGCCACTGAGTCACGTGAAGGCCTGATGGCCTTCGCCCATAAGGGAACCCTTTTTCTGGACGAAATCGGTGAACTGCCCATTGAGGTTCAGGCTTCATTGCTGCGTGTGCTGGAAAACAAGACGTATCGCCGCGTGGGGGAAAAGGAGGAACGGACCATCGACATCCGATTTATCTTCGCCACCAGCCGAAATCTCTTCACAGAGGTGGAGGAGGGCCGCTTCCAGGAGGCTCTACTGCACCGGATCAACGTATTCAATATCCATACCCCACCACTGCGTGAACGGAAGGAAGATATCCCGCTTCTCGTGGAGCACTTCCTGGCCAGCCTGTCCACCACCCCAACGCGTTACCGAATCACGGACAGGGCCATGCACTGTCTGCTGAACTACTTCTGGCCCGGCAACGTTCGCGAACTGCGCAATGTTCTGGAACGGAGCATGATCCTGGCTGACGAAGGCATCATCTCGGACAGGGCTTTGCCGCGGGAGCTGGTTGACCAATCCCTGCCAACGCAAAGCGGTGGGCTCAGTGATGATGGAATGTTTTCGATGCGTGTCATGGAGCGGGAGCACATTGCCCGAGTGCTGAACCACTTCGCAGGCAATCGCCAGCAGGCCGCGAAGGCCATGGGCATTGGTCGCAAAACACTCTACCGAAAGATGAAAGAGTTTGAACTGCATTGA